A stretch of Schistocerca nitens isolate TAMUIC-IGC-003100 chromosome 6, iqSchNite1.1, whole genome shotgun sequence DNA encodes these proteins:
- the LOC126263341 gene encoding zinc finger protein 865 translates to MFKQHQALQGPADRWLPSDEPPPAWAGGSRVATYNPAQKLFRCADCGCVGFLARVAEHWLGSHANLRVFHCPQCPYSSAWARCVRTHLTRQHAVAPADADAALFANNPVLEEVSKFLHRLKARAEAAAAAAVAGGHPPPPPPPSHHPPAPPLPPPPPPPPPSASQQQQQQDSSGVKRYCCGYCPYSTDRRDLFTRHENIHREEKPFQCYVCQKQFNRADHVKKHFLRMHRDYPYDLNRVRRQPDKSPPASSPGPAAPAVPTPGATPGLPHHYFAADRPGARPLSVPPPPPPPTAAHPPLHALDVPAGFPPPVLRPPTYPPPPPDCGGKRAGCAAKSHASKNKKNVDKRYSCCYCSWSGVDNWCLKRHLNTHLKPFVCALCDYKAARAERLATHVLKVHNKRACGKCSFLADDQAQLAIHRQEHHQHQGAAPSNHFGLLKREQQYELGLPLHAFSAPRSAPKQQHFGAARLFHYMEASDTSDQDEEEEPVSCSAQRPPPPVGCRQCGCEFADVNSLQTHQLVHHTAKSGAPEAATDTATAKKPCTKPLPYRCSVCECSLASQALMLEHMRIHNGRLLACKEHGCAFVTPLGESALRDHSKMHSPSVGNTLVCCPHCQHPLDSVESLQRHRPLHHLPETPCDLCDSVSQKLRHCPPLSATACCGSGCVDLKTGTSLNCSFPKTDQATAGTKRSRKQRQPRRVVARGEDASEIRVLKRSASPKPRSAKWRTLGASRTLCQLREKYMSGLLSRKRIRCSWCPQQAPLFPYHTPATLALHNSWRHSIRKFECEHCSETFRHRYQVIIHSSREHAAVSGNGPEGKPVEDVSQQSGPESGCQGGKERMTVNTPACPLAEPTFPSMNVPDSLSENVPMITKELCNGDNLRSVQSYTKNSILNIPLPPPIMATSSSVL, encoded by the exons cagcaccaGGCGCTGCAGGGGCCGGCCGACCGCTGGCTGcccagcgacgagccgccgccggCGTGGGCGGGCGGCTCGCGCGTCGCCACCTACAACCCGGCGCAGAAGCTGTTCCGCTGCGCCGACTGCGGCTGCGTCGGCTTCCTGGCGCGCGTCGCCGAGCACTGGCTCGGCTCGCACGCCAACCTGCGCGTCTTCCACTGCCCGCAGTGTCCGTACTCGAGCGCGTGGGCGCGCTGCGTACGCACGCACCTGACGCGCCAGCACGCCGTGGcgcccgccgacgccgacgccgcactCTTCGCCAACAACCCGGTGCTCGAGGAGGTGTCAAAGTTCCTGCACCGGCTCAAGGCGCGCGCCGAGGCGGCCGCCGCTGCGGCCGTCGCGGG CGGAcaccctccgcccccgccgcctccgtcGCACCACCCTCCCGCACCGCcactgccgccaccgccgccaccgcctccgCCGTCGGCAtcccaacagcaacagcaacaggacTCGAGCGGCGTCAAGCGGTACTGCTGCGGCTACTGCCCGTATTCGACGGACCGGCGCGACCTGTTCACGCGCCACGAGAACATCCACCGCGAGGAGAAGCCGTTTCAGTGCTACGTGTGCCAGAAGCAGTTCAACCGCGCGGACCACGTGAAGAAGCACTTTCTGCGCATGCACCGCGACTACCCGTACGACCTGAACCGCGTGCGCCGCCAGCCGGACAAGAGCCCGCCGGCGTCCTCGCCGGGCCCCGCCGCGCCGGCCGTCCCCACGCCGGGGGCGACGCCGGGCCTGCCGCACCACTACTTCGCAGCCGACCGGCCGGGCGCGCGGCCGCTGTCggtgccgcctccgccgccgccgcccaccgccgcccaccCGCCGCTGCACGCGCTCGACGTGCCCGCCGGCTTCCCCCCGCCGGTGCTGCGGCCGCCGACGTATCCCCCGCCTCCACCCGACTGCGGCGGCAAGCGCGCCGGCTGCGCCGCCAAGTCGCACGCTAGCAAGAACAAGAAAAACGTCGACAAGCGCTACTCGTGCTGCTACTGCTCGTGGTCCGGCGTCGACAACTGGTGCCTGAAGCGACACCTCAACACGCACCTGAAGCCGTTCGTGTGCGCGCTGTGCGACTACAAGGCCGCGCGTGCCGAGCGGCTGGCGACGCACGTGCTCAAGGTGCACAACAAGCGCGCCTGCGGCAAGTGCTCCTTCCTCGCCGACGACCAGGCGCAGCTGGCCATCCACAGGCAGGAGCACCACCA GCACCAGGGCGCTGCCCCGAGCAACCACTTTGGCCTGCTAAAGCGCGAGCAGCAGTATGAGCTGGGTCTGCCGCTCCACGCCTTCAGCGCGCCGCGGTCCGCGCCCAAACAGCAGCACTTCGGTGCGGCGCGCCTCTTCCACTACATGGAAGCGTCCGACACCTCCGAccaggacgaggaggaggagccgGTAAGCTGCTCTGCCCAGCGGCCTCCGCCGCCCGTCGGTTGCCGGCAGTGCGGCTGCGAGTTCGCAGACGTCAACTCGCTGCAGACGCACCAGCTCGTCCACCACACGGCCAAGAGCGGCGCGCCCGAGGCAGCCACGGACACTGCCACCGCGAAGAAGCCGTGCACCAAACCGCTGCCCTACCGCTGTAGCGTCTGCGAGTGCAGCCTCGCGTCACAGGCACTGATGCTGGAGCACATGCGCATACACAACGGACGCCTGCTCGCCTGCAAGGAGCACGGCTGTGCCTTCGTCACCCCGCTCGGAGAGTCAGCACTCAGGGACCACTCCAAAATGCACTCCCCTTCTGTCGGCAATACTCTCGTCTGCTGCCCCCACTGCCAACACCCGCTGGACTCTGTCGAATCCCTACAGCGGCATAGGCCGCTTCACCACTTACCTGAAACCCCCTGCGATCTCTGTGACAGTGTTTCCCAAAAGCTTCGCCACTGCCCACCACTCTCTGCCACTGCCTGCTGTGGATCTGGCTGTGTAGACCTAAAAACTGGAACTTCCCTCAACTGTTCGTTTCCAAAAACTGACCAAGCTACAGCTGGCACGAAACGTTCTCGGAAGCAGAGGCAGCCCAGACGAGTTGTGGCGAGAGGAGAAGACGCGTCGGAAATTCGCGTCCTGAAACGCTCGGCGTCTCCGAAGCCGCGGTCTGCCAAGTGGAGAACTCTCGGCGCCAGTCGTACCTTGTGTCAACTCCGAGAGAAGTATATGAGCGGACTCCTCTCCCGCAAGAGGATAAGGTGCAGCTGGTGTCCGCAACAGGCGCCACTGTTCCCCTACCACACGCCGGCCACACTGGCTCTGCACAATTCGTGGCGCCATAGCATTCGCAAGTTTGAATGCGAGCACTGTAGTGAAACCTTCCGCCACCGCTACCAAGTGATCATACATTCCAGCCGGGAACACGCCGCAGTAAGCGGAAACGGACCGGAAGGGAAACCGGTGGAGGACGTTTcacagcagtctggaccagaaaGTGGATGTCAAGGTGGAAAGGAGCGAATGACTGTAAACACTCCCGCTTGCCCTCTGGCGGAACCCACATTTCCTAGCATGAATGTACCTGATTCTCTGAGTGAAAATGTGCCAATGATAACGAAAGAACTCTGCAATGGAGATAACCTACGCAGTGTCCAAAGTTATACAAAAAACTCCATTTTAAATATTCCACTGCCGCCACCCATTATGGCAACGTCGTCTTCGGTATTGTGA